A stretch of the Notamacropus eugenii isolate mMacEug1 chromosome 2, mMacEug1.pri_v2, whole genome shotgun sequence genome encodes the following:
- the ANKRD34A gene encoding ankyrin repeat domain-containing protein 34A, whose protein sequence is MGQRSELCATVTHSKSLYLYDSLSCLYACVCQCWSISLTGSTVAAEPQSSSRHCPHPCPSSPSPPLLVVSAAAFLPPTTLAMLHAEGHALLRAVGQGKLRLTRLLLEGGAYVNEGDAQGETALMAACRARYDDPENRARMVRYLLEQGADPNIADRLGRTALMHACAGGGGAAVATLLLAHGADPSARDHAGASALVHALDRGDRETLSALLEACKAKGTEVIIITTDTSPSGTKKTRQYLNSPPSPGVEDPPTPVPTPGVCMSPSEIQLQTGGGGKGVLSPRAQEEEEKRDVFEFPLPKPPDDPTSSEPLPKPPRHPPPKPLKRLNSEPWGLVAPPQLLPPAEGRPATDRLIAEFNGLALTSRPRLSRRHSTEGPEEPPPWTEKVTGGGALSRRNTAPEAQESAPLPGLKQKLSRMESVELDGPSHLCTDSPDSSRSSHERRRYNASPLTLPPASSVPSPGQSQESLPGAVSPLSGRRRSPGLLERRGSGTLLLDHISHTRPGFLPPLNVSPHPPIPDIRPLPGCRAPSLPAPHHSGGLGSPRAKRKLVRRHSMQTEQIRQLGGFQSLGGPGEQGR, encoded by the coding sequence ATGGGGCAGAGGTCGGAGCTATGTGCCACAGTGACCCACTCCAAATCTCTGTATCTCTATGATTCCCTGTCTTGTCTCTATGCTTGTGTCTGTCAATGTTGGTCTATCTCTCTGACAGGGAGCACCGTAGCTGCTGAGCCTCAGTCTTCCTCTAGGCACTGTCCCCATCCTTGTCCCTcatctccctctccacctcttctGGTAGTTTCGGCTGCTGCCTTTCTCCCACCCACCACCTTGGCCATGCTGCACGCCGAGGGGCACGCTCTCCTGCGGGCAGTGGGGCAGGGCAAGCTGCGCTTGACTCGGTTGCTCTTAGAGGGAGGTGCTTACGTGAATGAGGGCGACGCGCAGGGGGAGACTGCACTGATGGCTGCCTGTCGGGCCCGCTACGATGACCCCGAGAACCGGGCCCGCATGGTACGCTACCTCTTGGAGCAGGGCGCAGACCCCAACATAGCCGACCGCCTGGGGCGCACGGCTCTCATGCACGCCTGCGCCGGAGGTGGAGGAGCTGCGGTAGCCACCCTTCTTCTAGCCCACGGCGCTGACCCGTCGGCCCGTGACCACGCTGGCGCCTCAGCTCTAGTCCACGCGTTGGACCGCGGTGATCGCGAGACCCTCTCAGCCTTGCTGGAAGCCTGCAAAGCCAAGGGCACAGaagtcatcatcatcactacGGACACTTCGCCCTCGGGTACCAAGAAGACCCGGCAGTATCTCAATTCTCCTCCCTCCCCGGGGGTCGAAGACCCGCCCACCCCAGTCCCAACCCCAGGGGTTTGCATGTCGCCTTCGGAAATCCAACTGCAGActggagggggaggaaaaggagtgCTGTCTCCCCGGGcccaagaggaggaggagaagcgaGACGTGTTCGAATTCCCCCTCCCTAAACCCCCAGACGACCCCACTTCTTCTGAGCCCCTCCCCAAACCACCCCGCCACCCGCCACCTAAACCACTCAAGAGGCTCAACTCCGAGCCTTGGGGGCTAGTCGCCCCTCCTCAACTGCTCCCGCCGGCCGAGGGGCGACCAGCGACTGACCGATTGATTGCCGAATTTAACGGCCTGGCGCTGACGAGTCGACCCCGGCTCTCTCGGCGCCACAGCACCGAGGGGCCAGAGGAACCACCTCCGTGGACTGAAAAAGTGACAGGTGGAGGGGCCCTTTCCAGGCGCAATACGGCGCCAGAGGCCCAAGAATCGGCTCCCCTGCCCGGGCTGAAGCAGAAGCTGAGCCGCATGGAGTCGGTGGAGCTAGACGGCCCCAGTCACCTATGCACTGACTCTCCGGACTCCAGTCGCTCGTCTCATGAGCGTCGCCGGTACAACGCTTCCCCGTTGACCCTCCCTCCTGCAAGCTCAGTTCCTTCACCTGGGCAGTCTCAAGAGAGCCTTCCGGGGGCTGTGTCTCCTCTGAGTGGGCGGAGAAGGAGTCCTGGGCTGCTGGAACGGAGGGGCTCTGGGACGTTGCTCCTGGACCACATCTCCCATACCCGGCCAGGCTTCCTGCCACCACTCAACGTCAGCCCCCACCCTCCCATCCCAGACATTCGACCTCTGCCAGGGTGTCGGGCCCCatccctccctgctccccatCATTCCGGGGGCCTTGGGTCTCCCAGGGCCAAGAGGAAATTAGTGAGACGTCACTCCATGCAGACAGAGCAGATAAGACAGCTAGGGGGGTTCCAGAGTCTAGGGGGACCAGGAGAACAAGGGCGTTGA
- the POLR3GL gene encoding DNA-directed RNA polymerase III subunit RPC7-like isoform X1 — protein MASRGGGRGRGRGRGQLTFNMEAVGIGKGDALPPPTLKPSPLFPPLEFRPVPLPSGEEGEYVLALKQELRGAMRQLPYFIRPAAPKRDVERYSDKYQMSGPIDSAIDWNPDWRRLPRELKIRVRKLQKERTTILIPKRAPKTPAEKEETIQKLETLEKKEEEMTSEEEEEKEEEEEKDDGDEEEYDEEEHEEETDYIMSYFDNGEDFGGDSDDNMDEAIY, from the exons ATGGCCAGCCGGGGtgggggccggggccggggccggggtcGAGGTCAGCTCACCTTCAACATGGAGGCTGTGGGCATTGGGAAGGGGGATGCTCTGCCCCCTCCCACTCTCAAGCCCTCCCCACTGTTCCCT CCCTTGGAATTCCGCCCAGTACCACTAccctcaggagaagaaggtgagtaTGTTCTTGCCCTGAAACAGGAGCTACGTGGGGCCATGAGGCAGCTTCCCTACTTCATTCGTCCAGCCGCACCAAAGAGAG ATGTGGAGCGTTATTCAGACAAATATCAGATGTCAGGGCCGATTGACAGCGCAATTGATTGGAACCCTG ATTGGAGGCGTCTTCCCAGAGAGCTCAAGATACGAGTTCGAAAACTACAGAAGGAAC GGACAACCATCCTGATCCCCAAGAGGGCCCCTAAAACCCcagcagagaaagaagaaaccattCAAAAACTGGag accttggagaagaaggaagaagaaatgacttcggaagaggaagaagagaaagaggaagaggaggagaaggacgatggagatgaggaggagtaCGATGAGGAAGAGCATGAGGAG GAGACAGATTACATCATGTCATATTTTGACAACGGAGAAGACTTTGGGGGTGACAGCGATGATAACATGGATGAAGCAATTTATTGA
- the POLR3GL gene encoding DNA-directed RNA polymerase III subunit RPC7-like isoform X2: MASRGGGRGRGRGRGQLTFNMEAVGIGKGDALPPPTLKPSPLFPPLEFRPVPLPSGEEGEYVLALKQELRGAMRQLPYFIRPAAPKRGTTIPFRGLEASDSWHLILQMWSVIQTNIRCQGRLTAQLIGTLIGGVFPESSRYEFENYRRNTLEKKEEEMTSEEEEEKEEEEEKDDGDEEEYDEEEHEEETDYIMSYFDNGEDFGGDSDDNMDEAIY; encoded by the exons ATGGCCAGCCGGGGtgggggccggggccggggccggggtcGAGGTCAGCTCACCTTCAACATGGAGGCTGTGGGCATTGGGAAGGGGGATGCTCTGCCCCCTCCCACTCTCAAGCCCTCCCCACTGTTCCCT CCCTTGGAATTCCGCCCAGTACCACTAccctcaggagaagaaggtgagtaTGTTCTTGCCCTGAAACAGGAGCTACGTGGGGCCATGAGGCAGCTTCCCTACTTCATTCGTCCAGCCGCACCAAAGAGAG GCACCACCATTCCATTCAGGGGTCTTGAGGCCTCTGATTCCTGGCATTTAATCCTTCAGATGTGGAGCGTTATTCAGACAAATATCAGATGTCAGGGCCGATTGACAGCGCAATTGATTGGAACCCTG ATTGGAGGCGTCTTCCCAGAGAGCTCAAGATACGAGTTCGAAAACTACAGAAGGAAC accttggagaagaaggaagaagaaatgacttcggaagaggaagaagagaaagaggaagaggaggagaaggacgatggagatgaggaggagtaCGATGAGGAAGAGCATGAGGAG GAGACAGATTACATCATGTCATATTTTGACAACGGAGAAGACTTTGGGGGTGACAGCGATGATAACATGGATGAAGCAATTTATTGA
- the TXNIP gene encoding thioredoxin-interacting protein: MVMFKKIKTFEVVFSDPDKVYSSGEKVAGRVVVEVCEVTRVKAVRILACGVAKVLWLQGSQQCKQVVDYLRYEDTLLLEDQPAANDEFVILRPGNKYEYKFGFELPQGPLGTSFKGKYGCVDYWVKAFLDRPSQPTQETKKYFEVVDPVDVNTPDLMAPVSAKKEKKVSCLFIPDGRVSVSARIDRKGFCEGDEISINADFENTCSRIVMPKAAIVARHTYLANGQTKVLTQKLSSVRGNHIISGTCESWRGKSLRVQKIKPSILGCNILRVEYSLLIYVSVPGSKKVILDLPLVIGSRSGLSSRTSSMASRTSSEMSWVDLNIPDTPEAPPCYTDIIPEDHRLESPTTPLLDDSSLDSPIFMYASQFKFMPPPTYTEVDPCIVNNNVQ; encoded by the exons ATGGTGATGTTCAAGAAAATCAAGACTTTCGAGGTGGTCTTCAGCGACCCCGACAAGGTGTACAGCAGTGGGGAGAAGGTGGCCGGccgggtggtggtggaggtgtgCGAGGTGACCCGGGTCAAGGCGGTCAGGATCCTGGCCTGCGGAGTGGCCAAAGTGCTGTGGCTGCAGGGCTCGCAGCAGTGCAAGCAGGTGGTGGACTACCTGCGCTACGAGGACACGCTCCTGCTGGAAGACCAGCCCGCAG CTAACGATGAGTTTGTGATCCTGAGACCTGGAAACAAGTATGAGTACAAGTTCGGCTTTGAACTTCCTCAAGG GCCTCTGGGAACCTCATTCAAGGGGAAGTATGGCTGTGTAGACTACTGGGTAAAGGCTTTCCTAGACCGTCCCAGCCAGCCAACTCAAGAAACCAAGAAGTACTTTGAAGTGGTAGATCCAGTGGATGTTAATACTCCTGATTTGATG GCACCTGTGTCtgccaaaaaggagaaaaaagtttcTTGCCTGTTTATTCCTGATGGGAGGGTATCTGTCTCTGCCCGGATTGACCGAAAAGGATTTTGTGAAG GTGATGAAATCTCCATCAATGCTGACTTTGAGAATACGTGTTCCCGAATCGTTATGCCAAAGGCTGCTATTGTTGCCCGCCACACTTACCTTGCCAATGGCCAGACCAAGGTGTTGACCCAAAAGCTATCTTCTGTTCGAGGCAACCATATCATTTCTGGCACCTGTGAATCATGGCGTGGCAAAAGCCTTCGTGTACAGAAGATTAAACCCTCCATCCTTGGCTGCAACATCCTTCGTGTTGAATACTCTTTATTG ATCTATGTCAGTGTCCCTGGATCTAAGAAGGTCATTCTTGACCTGCCCCTAGTCATCGGCAGCAGGTCAGGACTCAGTAGTCGGACATCCAGCATGGCTAGCCGAACCAGCTCTGAAATGAGTTGGGTGGATCTAAACATCCCTGACACTCCAGAAG CACCTCCTTGCTACACGGATATTATTCCTGAAGATCACAGACTGGAGAGCCCCACCACTCCTCTCCTTGATGATAGCTCTCTGGACAGCCCCATCTTTATGTATGCATCCCAGTTCAAGTTTATGCCTCCACCCACTTACACTGAG gTGGATCCCTGTATTGTGAACAACAATGTGCAGTGA